One genomic region from Stutzerimonas decontaminans encodes:
- a CDS encoding poly(ethylene terephthalate) hydrolase family protein, with amino-acid sequence MHKFTRRYLSAAALVALSATAVAAPLPDTPGTPFPSVSSFDNSGPYAVTSQSEGPSCRVFRPRTLGQNGVRHPIILWGNGTGTGPTTYSGLLTHWASHGFVVAAAETSNAGTGRDMLACLDYLVQESNRTYGTYVGVLNTGRVATSGHSQGGGGSIMAGQDDRVKVTAPIQPYTIGLGHDTSSQRNQRGPMFLMSGGADTIAIPYLNAQPVYTRANVPVFWGERRYVSHFEPVGNGGAYRGPTTAWFRYHLMDDESARGTFYGRFCGLCTSLLWSDQRKGIE; translated from the coding sequence ATGCACAAGTTCACACGCCGATACCTGAGCGCCGCTGCTCTGGTGGCCCTATCCGCAACCGCCGTCGCTGCCCCCCTACCGGACACGCCAGGGACACCATTTCCCTCGGTTTCGAGCTTCGACAATTCCGGCCCCTACGCCGTCACCAGCCAGAGCGAGGGGCCGAGCTGCCGCGTGTTCCGGCCACGCACGCTGGGCCAGAACGGTGTCAGGCACCCGATCATTCTGTGGGGCAATGGCACCGGCACCGGGCCGACGACCTATTCCGGACTGCTGACCCACTGGGCCAGCCATGGCTTCGTGGTGGCCGCGGCGGAAACCTCCAACGCCGGCACCGGGCGAGACATGCTTGCCTGCCTCGACTACCTGGTGCAGGAAAGCAATCGCACCTACGGCACCTACGTCGGCGTGCTGAACACCGGACGGGTCGCCACATCGGGCCATTCCCAGGGCGGCGGTGGCTCGATCATGGCCGGGCAGGACGATCGCGTGAAGGTCACTGCGCCGATCCAGCCGTATACCATCGGGCTTGGGCACGACACGTCGTCGCAGCGCAATCAGCGCGGGCCGATGTTTCTGATGTCGGGCGGCGCGGACACCATCGCCATTCCGTACCTGAACGCCCAGCCGGTCTACACCCGAGCCAACGTTCCGGTCTTCTGGGGTGAGCGGCGCTATGTCAGCCATTTCGAGCCGGTCGGTAATGGTGGTGCCTATCGTGGACCGACGACGGCCTGGTTCCGTTATCACCTGATGGACGACGAGAGTGCGCGTGGCACCTTCTACGGGCGTTTCTGCGGGTTGTGCACCAGCCTGTTGTGGAGCGACCAACGCAAGGGCATCGAGTAG
- a CDS encoding class I SAM-dependent rRNA methyltransferase, producing the protein MTLPSLRLKANADRRLRAGHLWVYSNEVDTAATPLAGFAAGDQAVLEAAGGKPLGIVGVSPNNLICARLLSRDLKHSLDKSLLVHRIQVALSLRDRLFDQPCYRLIYGDSDLLPGLVVDRFHDHLVVQLASATMERNKDAVLEALVQVLKPRGVLWKNDSSARDAEGLERYVDTAFGVVPEWVALEENGVKFEAPVLQGQKTGWFYDHRMNRARLAPYVKGKRVLDLFSYIGGWGVQAAAFGASEVFCVDASAFALDGVERNAALNGVAEKMTCVEGDAFEAMKELKNAEERFDVVITDPPAFIKRKKDIKNGEAAYRRLNEAAMRLLNKDGILVSASCSMHLEEDHLQNILLGSARHLDRNIQLLERGAQGPDHPVHPAIPETRYIKSLTCRILPNS; encoded by the coding sequence ATGACCCTGCCCAGCCTGCGCCTCAAAGCCAATGCCGATCGCCGCCTGCGCGCCGGCCATCTGTGGGTCTACAGCAACGAGGTGGACACCGCGGCCACGCCGCTGGCGGGCTTCGCCGCCGGGGATCAGGCCGTGCTCGAAGCCGCCGGCGGCAAACCGCTGGGCATCGTCGGGGTGTCGCCGAACAACCTTATCTGCGCACGCCTGCTGTCGCGCGATCTCAAGCACAGCCTGGACAAGTCGCTGCTGGTGCATCGCATTCAGGTCGCGCTGTCGCTGCGTGATCGCCTGTTCGATCAGCCGTGCTACCGCCTGATCTACGGCGATTCCGACCTGCTGCCGGGCCTGGTGGTGGATCGCTTCCACGACCATCTGGTGGTGCAGCTGGCCTCGGCCACCATGGAGCGCAATAAGGATGCCGTGCTGGAGGCGCTGGTGCAGGTGCTCAAGCCCCGCGGCGTACTGTGGAAGAACGACTCCAGCGCCCGCGACGCCGAAGGCCTGGAGCGTTACGTCGATACCGCGTTCGGCGTGGTGCCGGAATGGGTCGCGCTGGAAGAGAACGGCGTGAAGTTCGAAGCACCGGTGCTGCAGGGCCAGAAGACCGGCTGGTTCTACGATCACCGCATGAACCGCGCGCGCCTGGCGCCCTACGTGAAGGGCAAGCGCGTGCTCGACCTGTTCAGCTACATCGGCGGCTGGGGCGTGCAGGCGGCGGCCTTCGGTGCCAGCGAAGTGTTCTGCGTCGATGCCTCGGCTTTTGCCCTGGACGGCGTCGAGCGCAACGCGGCACTGAATGGCGTTGCCGAGAAGATGACCTGCGTCGAGGGCGATGCCTTCGAGGCGATGAAGGAACTGAAGAACGCCGAGGAGCGCTTCGATGTGGTCATCACCGACCCGCCCGCCTTCATCAAGCGCAAGAAGGACATCAAGAATGGCGAGGCCGCTTACCGTCGCCTCAACGAAGCCGCCATGCGCCTGCTCAACAAGGACGGCATCCTGGTCAGCGCCAGCTGCTCCATGCACCTGGAAGAAGATCACCTGCAGAACATCCTGCTCGGCAGCGCGCGCCATCTCGACCGCAATATCCAGCTGCTCGAACGCGGCGCTCAGGGCCCGGATCATCCGGTACATCCGGCGATCCCGGAAACCCGCTACATCAAGAGCCTGACCTGCCGCATCCTGCCCAACAGCTGA
- a CDS encoding type 1 glutamine amidotransferase domain-containing protein: MTQPLNGKRVAILVTDGFEQVELTGPQEALEKAGATAQIVSAKNGEVTGWNHTTPASKFHVDKTFDDLDVNDYDAVLLPGGVVNSDTIRTDETAQKLVRDAAAANKPIAVICHGGWLLISAGLVKGKRMTSWPSLTDDLKNAGAEWVDEQVVVDGQLISSRKPDDIPAFSQALIDALSA, from the coding sequence ATGACCCAACCCCTCAACGGCAAGCGCGTGGCAATCCTGGTAACCGACGGCTTCGAGCAGGTCGAGCTGACCGGACCTCAGGAAGCGCTGGAGAAGGCCGGTGCGACAGCCCAGATTGTCTCCGCCAAGAATGGCGAAGTGACCGGCTGGAACCACACCACGCCGGCCAGCAAGTTTCACGTGGACAAGACCTTCGATGACCTCGATGTGAATGACTATGACGCCGTGCTGTTACCCGGCGGCGTGGTCAACTCCGACACCATTCGCACCGACGAAACCGCGCAGAAGCTGGTGCGCGACGCCGCCGCGGCGAACAAACCGATAGCGGTGATCTGTCACGGCGGCTGGCTGTTGATCTCGGCCGGTCTGGTCAAGGGCAAGCGCATGACCAGCTGGCCTTCGCTTACCGACGACCTGAAGAACGCCGGCGCCGAGTGGGTCGATGAGCAGGTGGTGGTGGACGGTCAGCTGATCAGCAGTCGCAAGCCGGATGACATCCCGGCGTTCAGTCAGGCGCTGATCGACGCCCTGTCCGCCTGA
- a CDS encoding HDOD domain-containing protein: MAVELSAEQIRRVLQGISVPPQPQIMVDLQMEQVMPVPDLKAIARLISQDPGLSGALLKLVNSPHFGLANRIASIQQAVNLLGCNSVINLINAQSIKGEMSDETIVTLSRFWDSAQDVAMACLTLAKRIGYQSPDEAYTLGLFHNCGIPLMLKRFPGYMSVLEEAYASTGDGQRIVDIENRVLSTNHAVVGYFTAKSWNLPLHLCDAIANHHNALSLFAEDSGRDAPIKTLLAILKMAEHICACHRVLGAQPDDHEWDSVSQLVLEYVGLSEYDFVCLKESIRELGVG; the protein is encoded by the coding sequence ATGGCCGTTGAACTTTCCGCCGAACAGATCCGCCGGGTGCTGCAAGGCATCAGCGTGCCACCGCAACCGCAGATCATGGTCGACCTGCAGATGGAGCAGGTCATGCCGGTGCCCGATCTGAAGGCGATCGCCCGGCTGATCAGCCAGGACCCGGGCCTTTCCGGAGCGCTGCTCAAGCTGGTCAACTCGCCGCATTTCGGTCTGGCCAACCGCATCGCTTCCATCCAGCAGGCGGTAAACCTGCTGGGCTGCAATTCGGTGATCAACTTGATCAACGCGCAGTCAATCAAGGGCGAGATGAGCGATGAGACCATCGTGACCCTGAGCCGCTTCTGGGACAGTGCGCAGGACGTGGCCATGGCCTGCCTGACCCTGGCCAAGCGCATCGGTTACCAGTCCCCGGATGAGGCGTACACGCTGGGGCTTTTCCACAACTGCGGCATCCCGCTGATGCTCAAGCGCTTCCCCGGTTACATGAGTGTGCTGGAAGAGGCGTACGCCAGTACCGGTGACGGCCAGCGCATCGTCGATATCGAGAATCGCGTGCTCAGCACCAACCATGCTGTGGTCGGCTACTTCACCGCCAAGTCGTGGAATCTGCCGCTGCACCTGTGCGATGCCATCGCCAACCACCATAACGCGCTGTCGCTGTTCGCCGAAGATTCGGGACGCGACGCGCCGATCAAGACACTGCTGGCGATCCTCAAGATGGCCGAGCACATTTGCGCCTGCCACCGGGTGCTCGGCGCGCAGCCGGACGATCACGAGTGGGACAGCGTGTCACAGCTGGTACTCGAGTACGTCGGGCTGTCGGAATACGATTTCGTCTGCCTCAAGGAAAGCATCCGTGAGCTGGGCGTGGGCTGA
- the mutM gene encoding bifunctional DNA-formamidopyrimidine glycosylase/DNA-(apurinic or apyrimidinic site) lyase, which translates to MPELPEVETTRRGIEPYLVGQRVSRVLVRDRRLRWPIPEDLDVRLSGQRIEAVERRAKYLLIKAESGTLIVHLGMSGSLRLVDAALPAAKHEHVDILLESGQALRYTDPRRFGAMLWSDEPLAHVLLANLGPEPLGEDFDGDRLYRLSRGRSMAVKPFIMDNAVVVGVGNIYASEALFAAGIDPRRPAGSISRARYLKLGEEIRRILAMAIERGGTTLRDFVGGDGKPGYFQQELFVYGRAGAFCKNCGSTLREIRLGQRASVYCARCQR; encoded by the coding sequence ATGCCCGAACTTCCCGAAGTCGAAACTACCCGCCGCGGCATCGAGCCATACCTTGTTGGTCAGCGTGTCAGCCGCGTGCTGGTGCGTGACCGGCGGTTGCGCTGGCCGATCCCGGAAGACCTCGATGTGCGTCTTTCCGGCCAACGCATCGAGGCGGTCGAACGTCGCGCCAAATACCTGCTGATCAAGGCCGAGAGCGGCACGCTGATCGTTCATCTGGGCATGTCCGGTAGCCTGCGGCTGGTCGACGCGGCATTGCCGGCGGCCAAGCACGAGCACGTCGATATCCTGCTGGAATCCGGCCAGGCGCTGCGCTACACCGATCCGCGACGCTTCGGCGCGATGCTCTGGAGCGATGAGCCGCTCGCACATGTGTTGCTCGCCAACCTCGGGCCCGAGCCGCTGGGTGAGGATTTCGACGGTGACCGGCTGTATCGGCTGTCCCGCGGGCGCAGCATGGCGGTCAAGCCGTTCATCATGGATAACGCGGTGGTGGTGGGCGTCGGCAATATCTATGCGAGCGAGGCGCTGTTCGCCGCCGGCATCGACCCGCGGCGCCCGGCAGGAAGCATCTCGCGAGCGCGTTACCTCAAACTGGGCGAGGAAATCCGGCGAATACTGGCGATGGCCATCGAGCGCGGCGGCACGACGCTGCGCGATTTCGTCGGTGGCGATGGCAAGCCTGGTTACTTCCAGCAGGAGTTGTTCGTCTACGGCCGGGCCGGCGCATTCTGCAAGAACTGCGGTAGCACGCTACGCGAGATTCGCCTCGGCCAGCGCGCCAGCGTGTATTGCGCTCGTTGCCAGCGCTGA
- a CDS encoding Na/Pi cotransporter family protein, which produces MLSWSFWASDGWLELCAGLALFLFGMQCLEEGLRQLAGSKLEQLLARSTATPLKGLMFGVSGTMLLQSSTLVSLLTIAFISTGLIKLAGGIAILFGANLGSTTGIWLLALAGQNVSLSPLALPLLVFGVLASFTGDKGKAAGRIVLGIAFIFLGIDQIKDGFSSFGGMDLSQYHAGGLKGQLLFVAIGLLATVVLQSSHATLMLTLTALAAGQLDLGQALATAIGANVGTTVTAALVGSLGGNRSAQRLALAHVLFNVATAALALVLLLPLTDLVRWLTEPLGLGANTLIQLALFHSLFNAMGVALFWPFQRQLAELLQRVLPDRVEPTVLITELAQSMPAEPLTRARYLNDRALDSADAAASAVAQELQHLARLSLEVICHATYLPVDQLRQQGRIDDALVNAKPDAQALDAERLYQRHIKGVYSDLLTFMGRLELPLDESHQAFWLSCQVAALQLVDAVKDAKHLQKNLGHYLRTDDSAARQAYVELRRHLLESLREIRALNHSELPDELWRERLNWLDERAAKFDAEFRRRLFESIRNQKLDGLQSSSLMNDLGYASRIIQSLRNALLLGEGHELTRQLRQLAEDDGPVILQL; this is translated from the coding sequence ATGCTGTCCTGGTCATTCTGGGCCAGCGACGGTTGGCTTGAGCTGTGTGCGGGGCTCGCCCTGTTCCTGTTCGGCATGCAGTGTCTCGAAGAAGGGCTGCGCCAGTTGGCCGGCAGCAAGCTCGAACAGCTGCTGGCGCGCAGTACTGCGACGCCGCTCAAGGGCCTGATGTTCGGCGTCAGCGGCACCATGCTGCTGCAGTCCAGCACGCTGGTCTCGTTGCTTACCATCGCTTTCATCAGCACCGGGCTGATCAAGCTTGCCGGCGGCATCGCCATCCTGTTCGGTGCCAATCTCGGCTCCACCACCGGTATCTGGCTGCTGGCACTGGCCGGACAGAACGTCAGCCTGAGCCCGCTGGCCTTGCCGCTACTGGTTTTCGGCGTGCTGGCCAGCTTCACCGGTGACAAGGGCAAGGCGGCCGGGCGCATCGTGCTGGGCATCGCCTTCATCTTCCTTGGTATCGATCAGATCAAAGATGGCTTTTCCAGCTTCGGCGGCATGGACCTGTCTCAGTACCATGCCGGCGGACTGAAAGGGCAGCTGCTGTTCGTGGCGATCGGGCTGCTCGCCACCGTGGTGCTGCAATCCAGCCATGCCACGCTGATGCTGACCCTGACGGCGCTGGCCGCCGGGCAGCTCGATCTAGGGCAGGCCCTGGCTACCGCCATCGGCGCTAATGTGGGAACCACCGTAACTGCTGCGCTGGTCGGCTCGCTTGGCGGCAATCGCAGCGCCCAGCGACTGGCATTGGCGCATGTCCTGTTCAACGTGGCGACTGCGGCGCTGGCGCTGGTGCTGCTGCTGCCGCTGACCGATCTGGTGCGCTGGCTTACCGAACCGCTGGGACTGGGCGCCAATACGCTGATCCAGCTGGCGCTGTTTCATTCACTGTTCAATGCAATGGGCGTCGCCTTGTTCTGGCCGTTCCAGCGTCAGCTGGCCGAGCTTCTGCAGCGTGTGCTGCCCGACCGGGTCGAGCCGACGGTGCTGATCACCGAACTTGCGCAGTCGATGCCGGCCGAGCCGCTGACCCGCGCGCGCTACCTGAATGACCGTGCGTTGGATTCGGCAGATGCCGCCGCCAGTGCCGTGGCGCAGGAGCTGCAGCATCTGGCGCGCCTTAGCCTGGAGGTGATTTGTCATGCGACTTACCTGCCGGTGGATCAGCTGCGTCAGCAGGGTCGGATCGACGACGCGCTAGTAAACGCGAAACCAGACGCTCAGGCCCTGGATGCCGAGCGGCTGTATCAGCGGCATATCAAGGGCGTGTATTCGGATCTCCTGACCTTCATGGGGCGCCTGGAACTGCCACTGGACGAGAGTCATCAGGCGTTCTGGCTGAGCTGTCAGGTTGCGGCGCTGCAGCTGGTGGATGCGGTCAAGGACGCCAAGCACCTGCAGAAGAACCTCGGCCACTACCTGCGCACCGATGACTCCGCGGCGCGCCAGGCCTATGTCGAGCTGCGTCGGCATCTGCTGGAGTCGTTGCGCGAGATCCGCGCGCTCAACCACTCGGAGCTGCCCGATGAGCTATGGCGCGAGCGCTTGAACTGGCTGGATGAGCGCGCTGCCAAGTTCGATGCGGAGTTCCGTCGCCGCTTGTTCGAGTCGATCCGCAACCAGAAGCTGGACGGTTTGCAGAGCAGTTCGCTGATGAACGACCTGGGTTACGCCAGCCGCATCATCCAGAGCCTGCGCAACGCCTTGCTGCTGGGTGAAGGCCATGAGCTGACGCGGCAGCTGCGGCAGCTGGCAGAGGACGACGGTCCGGTCATTCTGCAGCTGTAA
- the ggt gene encoding gamma-glutamyltransferase translates to MLSRRPTRRTSLLRGLQGCLAALLLLACAAHGNPLANGAVATAHPLASEVGRRILEAGGNAFDATVAVSAALAVVEPYGSGLGGGGFFLLREAGESPRHIFLDARERAPGAATPDLYLRDGKIQRELSLNGPLAAAIPGTPAALVELAEKRGRLPLKTTLAPAIALARDGFAVDAVYRQRAGWRLAALRDDPESARLFLHDGNLPAEGHRLRQPELAQTLERLAIHGRDGFYRGEVAEQLVQGVQAAGGIWTLQDLADYHTVEREPLRFALADGRKLIGAPPPSAGGMILAQSLGILDRLAWREAEPLQRSHLVVEALRRAYRDRGQLGDPDFVASPLPRLLSDQYLDQLASSVDPDQATPSNALPPAPRWREGEHTTHFAVIDAEGNAVAATLSLNMMFGAAFTVPGTGVLLNDEMDDFAADIDGSNAYGLKGSSANAISGGKRPLSSMSPTFIESAKEFAAFGTPGGSRIPSMVLLSALAYLDGEPVQAWPAVPRYHHQYLPDVLQYEADAFTPAQLDALRARGHQPRLIERDYGNQQVLYWHKSSGTVEAASDPRGIGQALMVPARREPVTAAE, encoded by the coding sequence ATGCTCTCGCGGCGCCCGACCCGAAGGACCAGCCTGCTCAGGGGCCTCCAGGGTTGTCTCGCCGCCCTCCTGCTGCTGGCCTGCGCGGCCCATGGCAATCCTCTTGCAAACGGCGCCGTCGCCACGGCCCATCCGCTGGCCAGTGAAGTCGGCCGGCGCATTCTCGAAGCTGGCGGCAACGCGTTCGATGCCACCGTTGCGGTCAGCGCAGCCCTGGCCGTGGTCGAGCCATACGGCTCCGGGCTCGGTGGCGGTGGTTTCTTTCTGCTGCGCGAAGCCGGTGAATCGCCCCGCCACATCTTCCTCGACGCCCGCGAGCGAGCACCCGGCGCTGCTACGCCGGACCTGTACCTGCGCGATGGCAAGATCCAGCGCGAACTCTCGCTGAACGGCCCGCTGGCCGCAGCGATTCCCGGCACGCCGGCCGCGCTGGTCGAACTCGCCGAGAAGCGCGGCCGCCTGCCCCTGAAGACCACCCTGGCGCCGGCCATCGCGCTGGCCCGCGATGGCTTCGCGGTGGATGCCGTCTATCGCCAGCGCGCCGGCTGGCGCCTCGCGGCGCTGCGCGATGATCCGGAGAGCGCGCGGCTGTTTCTCCACGACGGGAACCTGCCAGCCGAAGGCCATCGGCTACGCCAGCCGGAGCTGGCGCAGACCCTGGAGCGCCTGGCCATTCACGGCCGCGACGGCTTCTACCGCGGTGAGGTGGCCGAGCAGTTGGTGCAAGGCGTGCAAGCAGCCGGAGGCATCTGGACCCTGCAGGATCTGGCCGACTACCACACCGTCGAGCGCGAGCCGCTGCGCTTCGCCCTCGCCGATGGCCGCAAGCTGATCGGCGCGCCACCACCCTCGGCCGGCGGCATGATCCTCGCGCAGAGCTTGGGCATTCTCGACCGTCTGGCCTGGCGCGAAGCCGAACCGCTGCAACGCAGTCATCTGGTGGTCGAGGCGTTGCGCCGGGCCTATCGTGATCGCGGGCAGCTGGGCGATCCAGATTTCGTCGCGTCACCGCTGCCACGTCTACTTTCAGACCAGTACCTTGACCAGCTCGCCAGCTCCGTCGATCCCGACCAGGCCACGCCCAGCAACGCACTGCCTCCCGCGCCGCGCTGGCGTGAGGGCGAGCACACCACCCACTTCGCGGTGATCGATGCCGAAGGCAATGCAGTGGCGGCGACGCTGTCGCTGAACATGATGTTCGGCGCCGCCTTCACCGTGCCCGGTACCGGTGTGCTGCTCAACGACGAGATGGACGATTTCGCCGCCGACATCGACGGCAGCAATGCCTATGGCCTGAAAGGCAGCAGCGCCAATGCCATCTCCGGCGGCAAGCGGCCGCTGTCGAGCATGAGCCCGACCTTCATCGAAAGCGCCAAGGAGTTCGCCGCCTTTGGCACGCCCGGCGGCAGCCGCATACCGAGCATGGTGCTGCTTTCGGCACTGGCTTATCTGGATGGCGAGCCGGTGCAGGCCTGGCCAGCAGTGCCGCGCTATCACCACCAGTACCTGCCGGATGTGCTGCAGTACGAAGCCGACGCCTTCACCCCGGCGCAGCTGGACGCCCTGCGCGCACGTGGCCACCAGCCCAGGCTGATCGAACGCGACTACGGCAACCAGCAGGTGCTCTACTGGCACAAGTCGAGCGGCACGGTCGAGGCGGCCAGCGACCCGCGCGGCATCGGCCAGGCACTGATGGTGCCGGCACGCCGCGAACCGGTTACAGCTGCAGAATGA
- a CDS encoding YfhL family 4Fe-4S dicluster ferredoxin has protein sequence MSLKITDDCINCDVCEPECPNSAISQGEEIYVIDPNLCTECVGHYDEPQCQQVCPVDCIPLDENNVESKDELMQKYLIITGKA, from the coding sequence ATGTCCCTGAAAATCACCGATGACTGCATCAACTGCGACGTGTGCGAGCCAGAGTGCCCGAACAGCGCCATTTCCCAGGGCGAGGAAATCTACGTCATCGACCCCAACCTCTGCACCGAATGCGTCGGCCACTACGACGAGCCACAGTGCCAGCAGGTCTGCCCGGTGGACTGCATCCCGCTCGACGAGAACAACGTCGAGAGCAAGGACGAACTGATGCAGAAGTACCTGATCATCACCGGCAAGGCGTGA
- the coaD gene encoding pantetheine-phosphate adenylyltransferase, producing the protein MNRVLYPGTFDPITMGHADLVERASRLFDEVIIAVAANPKKNPLFPLEQRVALAREVTKHLPNVKVMGFSTLLAHFVKEQQANILLRGLRAVSDFEYEFQLANMNRQLAPDVESLFLTPSEKYSYISSTLVREIASLKGDVSKFVHPAVMSALHERFGQN; encoded by the coding sequence ATGAATCGAGTGTTGTATCCGGGAACCTTCGATCCCATCACCATGGGCCACGCCGATCTGGTGGAACGCGCTTCGCGCCTGTTCGACGAGGTCATCATCGCCGTGGCGGCCAACCCCAAGAAGAACCCGCTGTTCCCGCTCGAGCAACGTGTGGCGCTGGCTCGCGAAGTCACCAAGCACTTGCCGAACGTGAAGGTCATGGGCTTTTCCACGCTGCTGGCGCACTTCGTCAAGGAGCAGCAGGCCAACATCCTGTTGCGCGGGCTGCGCGCGGTTTCGGACTTCGAGTACGAATTCCAGCTGGCCAACATGAACCGCCAGCTGGCGCCCGATGTGGAAAGCCTGTTCCTCACCCCGTCGGAGAAGTACTCCTATATTTCCTCGACGCTGGTGCGCGAGATTGCCTCGCTCAAGGGTGACGTATCCAAATTCGTCCACCCGGCGGTGATGAGCGCGTTGCACGAGCGCTTCGGCCAGAACTGA
- a CDS encoding GMC family oxidoreductase, giving the protein MPVADLFAEGLARGWTTHDGSRLQRDLTLEADIAIVGSGAGGATSAEVLSAAGFKVLLIEEGPLHTSSDFDMQEARAYRSLYQEAIGRTSKDGAITILQGRAVGGTTLVNWTSSFRTPSQTLQHWASEHGVSGLSAEALQPWFERMEQRLGVAPWTVLPNANNAVLQRGCERLGQHWAVIPRNVRGCWNLGYCGMGCPTNAKQSMLVTSIPALLDKGGALLYLARAERLLMQGEQVVGLDCLGMDERCVEPNGRRIHVVAKHYILAGGGINTPALLLRSQAPDPHQRVGKRTFLHLTNFSAAQFDERIDAFSGAPQSIYSDHFQWRDGVAGPAGYKLEVPPVHPALAATLLGDFGPENAQRMAKLPHTHAMIALQRDGFHPDSAEGTVELRSDGSPVLDYRMTDYAWNGIRRAFLSMAETQFAAGARAVLPLHADARYVRTPRAARELIEGLDLALYRTRLGSAHVMGGCAMGDDPRRAVTDSLGRHHQLPNLSIHDGSLFPTSIGANPQLSIYALCAKLATELGDRLQKS; this is encoded by the coding sequence GTGCCCGTTGCCGATCTTTTTGCCGAAGGCCTCGCCCGCGGCTGGACCACCCATGACGGCTCGCGACTGCAGCGCGACCTGACGCTGGAAGCCGACATCGCCATCGTCGGCAGCGGCGCAGGCGGCGCCACCAGCGCGGAAGTGCTGAGTGCCGCGGGCTTCAAGGTGCTGCTGATCGAAGAAGGCCCGCTGCACACCAGCAGCGACTTCGACATGCAGGAAGCCCGCGCCTACCGCTCGCTCTATCAGGAGGCCATCGGCCGCACCAGCAAGGACGGCGCCATCACCATCCTGCAGGGTCGCGCGGTCGGCGGTACCACGCTGGTGAACTGGACCTCGAGCTTTCGCACTCCGTCGCAGACATTGCAGCACTGGGCCAGCGAGCACGGCGTCAGCGGGCTTTCGGCCGAGGCGCTGCAACCCTGGTTCGAACGCATGGAACAGCGCCTCGGCGTCGCGCCCTGGACCGTGCTGCCGAATGCCAACAACGCCGTACTGCAACGCGGCTGCGAACGCCTCGGCCAGCATTGGGCGGTGATCCCGCGCAACGTACGTGGCTGCTGGAACCTCGGCTACTGCGGCATGGGCTGCCCGACCAACGCCAAGCAGTCGATGCTGGTCACCAGCATTCCGGCGCTGCTGGACAAGGGCGGCGCACTGCTCTACCTCGCGCGCGCCGAACGCCTGTTGATGCAGGGCGAGCAGGTCGTCGGCCTGGACTGCCTGGGCATGGACGAACGCTGCGTGGAGCCGAACGGGCGCCGCATCCACGTCGTCGCCAAGCACTACATTCTCGCCGGCGGCGGCATCAACACACCGGCACTGCTGCTGCGCTCGCAGGCGCCCGACCCGCACCAGCGCGTCGGTAAACGCACCTTCCTGCACCTGACCAACTTCTCCGCGGCGCAATTCGACGAGCGCATCGACGCCTTCAGCGGCGCGCCACAATCGATCTATTCCGACCACTTCCAGTGGCGCGACGGGGTTGCCGGGCCGGCCGGCTACAAGCTCGAAGTGCCGCCCGTCCATCCGGCCCTTGCCGCCACATTGCTCGGCGACTTCGGCCCGGAGAATGCGCAGCGCATGGCCAAGCTGCCGCATACCCACGCGATGATCGCCCTGCAACGCGACGGCTTTCATCCGGACAGCGCCGAGGGCACGGTCGAGCTGCGCAGCGACGGCAGCCCGGTGCTCGACTACCGCATGACCGACTACGCCTGGAACGGCATCCGCCGCGCCTTTCTCAGCATGGCCGAGACCCAGTTCGCCGCCGGCGCCCGCGCAGTCCTCCCACTGCATGCCGACGCCCGCTACGTGCGTACGCCCCGCGCCGCCCGCGAGCTGATCGAGGGTCTGGACCTCGCCCTGTACCGCACCCGCCTCGGCAGCGCCCACGTGATGGGCGGTTGCGCCATGGGCGATGACCCACGCCGAGCCGTCACCGACAGCCTCGGCCGGCACCATCAGCTGCCCAACCTGTCGATACATGACGGCTCGCTGTTCCCCACCAGCATCGGCGCCAATCCCCAGCTGTCGATCTACGCGCTGTGCGCCAAACTCGCCACGGAACTGGGTGATCGCCTGCAGAAGTCCTGA